A section of the Xiphias gladius isolate SHS-SW01 ecotype Sanya breed wild chromosome 8, ASM1685928v1, whole genome shotgun sequence genome encodes:
- the LOC120792860 gene encoding apical junction molecule-like, whose product MAKQNIKELQKALEAIKADQDEDKKREETLRENEKELSSLRESLRVRTEEHLDISSQLSLKETELSESSKRCNALDEKFREELAERERREMELSSLRDSLSAEKEKTDRVRDFWTKEYDQMKAAFEGELKMVKSMCDTQQSTDLQQVQADAQSKVSQLQETITEKDNEISAFRSEIKSLTEEHLILSSQLSLKESELNQSINRCNALEEKFKKELVEREQSWERRQKDLEKLWAEKEVALKKKAGNTEEELKLLIIKSIHLQELTLKKKKRQGFWGKKRQKSCTVEEEAAGCSAQAGHEEKKKHKKDNTWGFWSKKKEKNNSDKEASVCLAQAGQDKETKEKKRGYWSWTLKKKSSDRKVEEGAVRLAQDGQQ is encoded by the exons ATGgccaaacaaaacatcaaggAGTTGCAAAAGGCTCTAGAGGCCATAAAGGCAGACCAGGATGAGGacaagaagagggaggaaactTTGAGAGAGAACGAAAAGGAACTCTCTTCACTTAGAGAAAGCCTCAGAGTGCGAACCGAGGAGCATCTGGACATTTCTTCCCAGCTCAGCCTCAAAGAGACTGAACTGAGCGAGAGCTCGAAGAGGTGCAACGCTCTGGATGAGAAGTTCAGGGAGGAGCTCGccgagagggagaggagagaaatggaacTCTCTTCACTTCGTGACAGCCTCAgtgcagagaaggagaagacagacagagtcagagactTCTGGACGAAGGAATATGACCAGATGAAGGCTGCCTTTGAGGGCGAATTAAAAATGGTCAAGTCCATGTGCGACACCCAGCAGAGCACTGACCTGCAGCAAGTGCAAGCAGATGCTCAGAGCAAGGTGAGCCAGCTGCAAGAGACCATCACAGAGAAGGACAATGAGATCAGCGCCTTCagaagtgaaattaaaagtcTCACTGAGGAGCATTTGATCCTTTCGTCCCAGCTGAGCCTCAAAGAGAGTGAACTAAACCAGAGCATAAACAGGTGCAACGCTCTGGAGGAAAAGTTCAAGAAGGAGCTTGTCGAGAGGGAGCAGAGctgggagaggagacagaaggacTTGGAAAAGCTGTGGGCCGAAAAAGAAGTTGCCCTGAAGAAAAAGGCGGGCAACACAGAGGAGGAACTGAAGCTTCTCATCATTAAAAGCATCCACCTTCAG GAGCTCAcccttaaaaagaagaagaggcaaGGTTTCTGGGgcaaaaagaggcaaaaaagctgcactgtggaggaggaggctgcaggtTGTTCAGCTCAGGCTggacatgaagagaaaaagaaacataaaaaagacaatacatGGGGCTTCtggagcaaaaagaaagaaaaaaacaactctgacaAGGAGGCTTCAGTATGTCTGGCTCAGGCTGGACAGGACAAGGAGACAAAGGAGAAGAAACGGGGCTACTGGAGCTGGACTCTcaagaagaaaagcagtgacagaaaagtgGAGGAAGGTGCTGTTCGTCTGGCGCAAGATGGACAGCAGTAA